A genomic stretch from bacterium includes:
- a CDS encoding polyribonucleotide nucleotidyltransferase codes for MELKIGENVIHVEPNKVAKTADSSCLLRCGDTIVLTTVCRAYSEPETAQNFLPLTCNYLERRYAAGMIPGGFFKREGRPTEKETLTSRLMDRPVRPLFPEGWTIPVQIISTVLSADKENDGDILAMLGTSFVLKLSSIPYTKPFGSVKVAFVNNNFVLNPSMPQAEEASLNLTVAGTEEGLTMIEMEAKEVSEDNVVAGLKVAMGAINDILKFHEELKDGTREWTAPVRTIAEARTEVLAEFGKQIEDALKIKERFPRGQKLSETYKQIVKKFGEKYPASELNEVFDLYQEEILRNQIIKNKTRIDGRGPNDIRQITCETSLLPRVHGSALFTRGETQSLCTVTLGTTIDEQRIEELTGETRKSFMLHYNFPPFSVGEVGRLNSPGRREIGHGALAEKALQQVIPVAENCPYTIRIVSDILSSNGSSSMATVCGGSLALMDAGIPIKSHVAGVAIGAVEDTVLIDICGEEDHFGDMDFKVAGTKEGITALQLDVKSKGVSVDFLEKALKLGRDARLAILDKLVAALPAAKTEVSAYAPKISIIMIPKEKIGHVIGPGGKIIRDIIEKTGAKIEISDDGRVSISSDSWQTTETAKAIVEGIVEEVAVGKTYLGKIKKILPFGVIVDLLPGKEGMIHISQLANYRVKTPEDEVKMGEEVPCKVISIDDDGRIQLSRKALLPPQQN; via the coding sequence ATGGAACTTAAAATTGGTGAGAATGTTATACATGTTGAACCTAACAAGGTAGCAAAAACCGCGGACAGTTCTTGTCTTCTGAGATGTGGAGACACCATTGTTTTGACAACCGTTTGCAGAGCGTATTCAGAACCCGAAACTGCCCAGAATTTCCTTCCTTTAACCTGTAATTACCTCGAAAGAAGATATGCCGCAGGTATGATACCCGGAGGGTTTTTCAAAAGAGAAGGCAGACCTACAGAAAAAGAAACGCTCACATCAAGACTTATGGATAGACCGGTTCGTCCTTTGTTTCCTGAGGGATGGACAATACCGGTTCAGATAATTTCTACCGTTCTTTCCGCAGATAAAGAAAATGATGGCGATATTCTGGCTATGCTGGGAACTTCCTTTGTGCTCAAACTATCAAGCATACCATATACAAAACCATTTGGCAGCGTAAAAGTAGCTTTTGTTAATAATAATTTTGTACTAAATCCTTCTATGCCACAAGCCGAAGAAGCTTCACTTAACCTCACGGTCGCCGGAACGGAAGAAGGTCTCACTATGATTGAAATGGAAGCCAAAGAAGTTTCCGAAGATAACGTAGTAGCCGGACTCAAGGTTGCTATGGGCGCAATAAACGATATTCTCAAATTCCACGAAGAACTAAAAGATGGCACAAGAGAGTGGACTGCTCCCGTAAGAACAATAGCCGAAGCCAGAACTGAAGTATTAGCGGAATTCGGCAAACAAATTGAAGATGCACTTAAAATCAAAGAAAGATTCCCAAGAGGACAAAAACTTAGCGAAACTTATAAACAAATAGTTAAAAAGTTCGGCGAAAAATATCCTGCTTCCGAGTTAAATGAAGTTTTTGACTTATACCAGGAAGAAATATTAAGAAACCAAATCATTAAAAATAAAACAAGAATAGATGGAAGAGGACCTAACGATATAAGACAAATTACCTGTGAAACAAGTTTATTACCCCGTGTGCACGGCTCAGCTTTGTTCACAAGAGGCGAAACTCAATCTTTATGCACGGTTACTCTCGGGACAACAATTGATGAACAAAGAATAGAAGAACTAACGGGTGAAACACGTAAAAGCTTTATGCTTCATTATAATTTTCCTCCTTTCTCCGTTGGAGAGGTTGGCAGACTTAACTCTCCCGGCAGAAGAGAAATAGGACACGGAGCTCTTGCTGAAAAAGCATTGCAACAAGTTATTCCTGTAGCAGAAAATTGTCCATACACAATAAGAATAGTATCGGATATTCTTAGTTCAAACGGAAGTTCATCAATGGCAACGGTATGCGGTGGGTCATTAGCTTTAATGGATGCCGGAATACCTATAAAATCACATGTAGCGGGAGTTGCCATAGGCGCAGTTGAAGACACCGTGCTTATAGATATATGTGGTGAAGAAGACCATTTCGGAGATATGGATTTCAAAGTAGCAGGAACAAAGGAAGGAATAACTGCTCTTCAATTAGATGTTAAAAGTAAAGGAGTAAGTGTTGATTTTCTTGAAAAAGCTTTAAAACTTGGCAGAGATGCAAGACTGGCAATACTTGATAAATTAGTAGCAGCATTACCGGCAGCTAAAACAGAAGTAAGCGCTTATGCTCCAAAAATAAGTATTATAATGATTCCTAAAGAAAAAATAGGGCACGTAATTGGGCCGGGCGGAAAAATCATCAGAGACATTATAGAAAAAACAGGTGCCAAAATAGAAATATCGGATGATGGAAGAGTAAGTATATCTTCGGATTCCTGGCAGACAACAGAGACAGCTAAAGCCATCGTAGAAGGTATAGTTGAAGAAGTAGCCGTAGGTAAAACTTATCTTGGAAAAATAAAAAAGATATTGCCTTTCGGTGTAATAGTTGACCTTTTACCGGGAAAAGAAGGAATGATTCATATATCCCAGCTTGCCAATTACAGAGTTAAAACTCCTGAAGACGAAGTTAAAATGGGAGAAGAAGTGCCTTGCAAAGTAATATCCATTGATGACGACGGCAGAATACAGTTGTCAAGAAAAGCGCTCCTTCCACCTCAGCAGAATTAG
- the apt gene encoding adenine phosphoribosyltransferase, which produces MELKNLIRSVPDFPKKGILFCDITTLIKDSKAFNYVIDSICEHYKGKKIDKVVSTEARGYLFGGALAYKLNAGVIPVRKPGKLPAEAIKEEYTLEYGTDALELHKDAIEKDENILVFDDLLATGGTALASCKLVERLGGKIVGISFLIELTELPGKNKLKDYDIFSLIKY; this is translated from the coding sequence ATGGAATTAAAAAACTTAATTCGTTCCGTTCCCGATTTTCCTAAAAAAGGAATATTGTTTTGTGATATCACAACGCTTATAAAAGACAGCAAAGCATTTAATTATGTAATCGATTCCATATGCGAACATTATAAAGGCAAAAAAATAGATAAAGTAGTTTCTACGGAAGCTCGAGGATATCTTTTTGGCGGGGCGCTTGCTTACAAATTAAACGCAGGAGTTATACCTGTCCGTAAACCCGGGAAGTTACCTGCGGAAGCAATAAAAGAAGAATACACACTTGAATACGGAACAGATGCTCTGGAACTTCACAAAGATGCAATAGAAAAAGACGAAAATATCCTTGTTTTTGATGATTTACTCGCAACAGGCGGGACTGCGCTCGCATCCTGCAAGCTTGTAGAAAGGTTAGGCGGAAAAATAGTAGGGATCTCTTTTCTTATTGAACTTACCGAATTACCCGGGAAAAACAAGCTTAAAGATTACGATATCTTCTCTTTAATCAAATACTAG
- a CDS encoding MATE family efflux transporter, with the protein MRDFTEGSVIKQLVHFSVPMLLTNLLQAMYEIVDAMWVGKLIGHKAFAAVSVTMPIFFLLLSAMIGLTIATTILAGQAFGSKNMKLLSKVLTNSFLGTGLICVVISAIGIIFSENLLTLVNTPPEIRKDAHTFFVIMVAGIVPMFGYNWFSGVLRGLGDAKTPLYLLIVSSVINITLVPVLIKGVGPFPALGITGAALGTIISSIIMLFVAYFFVLRKHPLLNIRKWDFALDKEIWRKIFIIGIPVSLQMIVVSLSGTLIMSLVNTFGVQMTAAYGIGMQLDQLAFMPAMAIGMSVSSMVAQNLGAKKYDRVREITKLSILLSLAMSLVFFIIFYTFPIQVASFFTKENSVLVLTKEYIRIVSFTYFIFSVMFALQGVVRGAGDTMYMLIFGLIGFVGVRYPLAYALTKFTTMREYGIWVAILISTFVGLVLNYWYYRSGRWRTKVIVTHNPMPETAVITEKD; encoded by the coding sequence ATGAGAGACTTTACAGAGGGAAGCGTTATAAAACAACTTGTTCATTTCTCTGTTCCTATGCTGCTTACGAATTTACTACAGGCAATGTATGAGATAGTTGATGCTATGTGGGTTGGAAAATTAATAGGACACAAAGCCTTTGCTGCAGTATCGGTAACTATGCCGATATTTTTTTTGCTATTATCGGCTATGATAGGACTTACTATAGCCACAACTATACTTGCAGGACAGGCTTTCGGTTCAAAAAATATGAAACTGCTTTCTAAAGTATTGACGAATTCTTTTCTTGGGACCGGATTGATTTGTGTTGTTATATCGGCAATTGGAATCATTTTTAGTGAAAACTTACTAACACTTGTTAATACTCCTCCGGAAATAAGAAAAGATGCGCATACGTTTTTTGTTATAATGGTTGCAGGGATTGTTCCTATGTTTGGGTATAATTGGTTTTCCGGAGTTTTACGCGGGCTTGGCGATGCAAAAACTCCGTTGTATCTTTTGATAGTTTCAAGCGTGATAAACATAACTCTTGTTCCTGTTTTAATAAAAGGTGTTGGTCCTTTTCCTGCTTTAGGTATAACAGGTGCGGCGTTAGGTACTATAATTTCCAGTATAATAATGCTTTTTGTGGCATACTTTTTTGTCCTGAGAAAACATCCTTTATTGAATATAAGAAAATGGGATTTCGCTCTGGATAAAGAAATATGGCGTAAAATATTTATTATCGGTATTCCGGTTTCCCTGCAAATGATTGTCGTATCATTGAGCGGAACACTTATTATGTCACTTGTAAATACTTTTGGTGTCCAGATGACTGCAGCTTATGGAATTGGAATGCAACTTGACCAACTTGCTTTTATGCCTGCAATGGCAATCGGGATGAGCGTATCTTCTATGGTGGCGCAAAATTTAGGCGCAAAAAAGTATGATAGGGTAAGAGAAATTACAAAACTTTCTATCTTGTTGTCTTTGGCAATGTCTCTGGTGTTTTTTATTATTTTCTATACTTTCCCTATACAGGTAGCATCTTTTTTTACAAAAGAAAATTCGGTGTTGGTTCTTACAAAGGAGTACATAAGGATAGTAAGCTTTACATATTTTATTTTTTCGGTAATGTTTGCTTTGCAGGGAGTTGTCCGCGGGGCAGGAGACACGATGTATATGCTGATTTTTGGCTTAATCGGATTTGTTGGTGTTAGATACCCGCTTGCTTATGCCCTTACTAAATTTACTACTATGAGAGAATACGGAATATGGGTTGCAATCTTAATCAGTACTTTTGTTGGACTTGTGCTTAATTATTGGTATTATCGCTCCGGCAGATGGAGAACAAAAGTCATAGTAACGCATAACCCAATGCCTGAAACGGCAGTAATAACAGAGAAAGACTAA
- a CDS encoding type III pantothenate kinase, whose translation MNLCINIGNNNILLGTFVKEKLSNPLRISHKTLVDFKAIFPVKKPENIIISSVVPDKNELFIGILEAVYGIIPKFITPKLLNGSYPSMGADRIANLLGGKKLLGTPVCVIDFGTATTIDVLDKNNKYVGGIILPGIQTGIRALHNSTSLLPLIEDINKTNLKTILQRTTKECIESGVYWGEYNRIKGLTNDIKKQFNPHFVVTGGMGEKLAKLLNFQYNPYLTLYGLNCSI comes from the coding sequence ATGAATTTATGCATAAATATTGGCAACAACAATATATTGCTCGGAACGTTTGTTAAAGAAAAACTATCAAATCCGTTAAGAATATCCCATAAAACACTTGTAGACTTTAAAGCTATATTTCCTGTAAAAAAACCTGAAAATATAATTATTTCTTCCGTTGTACCGGATAAAAACGAATTGTTTATAGGTATACTAGAAGCTGTTTACGGGATAATACCCAAATTTATAACTCCAAAATTATTAAATGGAAGTTATCCTTCCATGGGAGCGGATAGGATAGCAAATTTGCTCGGAGGTAAAAAATTACTTGGAACGCCTGTATGCGTTATTGATTTTGGAACGGCAACTACGATAGATGTTTTAGATAAAAATAATAAATATGTTGGAGGAATTATCCTGCCGGGAATACAAACAGGAATTAGGGCATTACACAACTCCACATCACTTCTCCCGTTAATAGAGGATATAAATAAAACCAATTTAAAAACAATACTTCAGCGGACTACAAAAGAATGCATAGAATCGGGAGTCTATTGGGGAGAATATAACAGAATAAAAGGCTTAACAAATGACATAAAGAAGCAGTTTAATCCGCATTTTGTGGTTACAGGTGGTATGGGGGAGAAGCTCGCGAAATTATTGAATTTTCAGTATAATCCATATCTTACACTGTATGGGCTTAATTGCTCCATATAA
- a CDS encoding permease-like cell division protein FtsX, translating into MNRFLSFLIIFVSAVFIMLGVNIFNKINNLYKGAEFRVFLSEEANVDSLRSIIESYPGIDEIVYISKDEAMIEFNKSFNNAKSLLNDIMGNPFPASFKIVFLPSHYKNSNFIANLSSAMLNYSGVTNVTYSKKWLSTLNTINVYFDWLSLGFGLLLFCFLLFIVIIGINNNIIFYREEIKVLKDFGISNWKLKFRFGWKTLLWNVIFAVISIGLLYCGYKFIVMQYFVGNEFITVFLPLFFMISFVGAIGVLTLIVLLINKI; encoded by the coding sequence ATGAACAGGTTTTTGAGTTTCTTGATAATATTTGTAAGCGCAGTCTTTATTATGCTTGGAGTTAATATTTTCAACAAAATAAATAACTTGTATAAAGGTGCGGAATTCCGCGTGTTCTTATCGGAAGAAGCAAATGTTGACTCATTAAGAAGCATAATAGAGAGTTATCCAGGGATTGATGAAATTGTGTATATTTCCAAAGATGAGGCAATGATTGAATTTAATAAGAGCTTTAATAACGCAAAGTCCCTGCTTAATGATATTATGGGAAATCCGTTCCCTGCATCGTTCAAAATTGTGTTTCTTCCAAGTCACTATAAAAATAGCAACTTTATCGCCAATTTATCTTCTGCAATGTTGAATTATTCTGGAGTTACTAATGTAACTTATTCAAAAAAATGGCTAAGTACTTTAAATACAATAAATGTTTATTTCGACTGGCTTTCTCTGGGATTTGGTTTGCTGTTGTTTTGCTTTTTATTGTTTATAGTGATAATAGGAATAAATAATAATATAATATTTTATAGGGAAGAAATAAAAGTGTTGAAAGATTTCGGGATTTCAAACTGGAAATTAAAATTTAGGTTCGGCTGGAAAACTTTGTTGTGGAATGTTATATTCGCTGTGATTTCTATCGGACTTCTTTATTGCGGGTATAAATTTATAGTAATGCAATATTTTGTAGGTAATGAATTCATAACCGTATTTTTGCCATTATTTTTTATGATTAGCTTTGTCGGAGCAATTGGAGTATTGACTTTAATTGTGCTTTTAATAAATAAAATATAA
- a CDS encoding DUF1464 family protein, producing MKVVGIDPGTKGFSVLGMDGDKIFLDEMFPTQEIVSDMNKLVKIVTDYMPFDALVGPSGYGLPVTSISNASEEDFDVMLPRKSGKVPVNDAIKSFFYSAKKNKLPLYFTPGVIHLQTVPAYRKANKLDMGTADKLCCTALALEQCALRNKKPYSKCSFIFLEVGYGFTAAIGINNGKVVDGLGGTSGFSGFLSPGAVDAELAIRIKEQHQEVVFTGGAISQLTGKQIELEKIVESKGVWETVIESAVKDVAALTVTTNPEEIIISGRLARIQVIQKELKKRLSEYGKVFILTRKAKNASEGAEGAVLLGRGLIGDKYADLIKSLELKKAKGTMYDYVTMKVEVKR from the coding sequence ATGAAAGTAGTTGGTATAGACCCCGGAACAAAAGGGTTCAGCGTATTGGGAATGGACGGGGATAAAATATTTTTGGATGAAATGTTCCCTACACAGGAAATAGTTTCAGATATGAATAAATTAGTCAAAATAGTAACCGACTATATGCCTTTTGACGCTTTAGTTGGCCCGTCGGGCTATGGATTGCCCGTTACTTCTATTAGTAATGCTTCCGAAGAAGATTTCGACGTTATGCTACCAAGAAAAAGTGGGAAAGTGCCTGTAAATGACGCCATTAAAAGCTTTTTTTATTCTGCAAAGAAAAATAAATTACCTCTTTATTTTACTCCCGGTGTTATTCATCTGCAGACAGTCCCCGCTTACAGAAAAGCAAATAAACTTGATATGGGAACTGCGGATAAACTTTGCTGCACTGCATTAGCTTTGGAACAGTGTGCTTTGAGAAATAAAAAGCCCTACTCTAAATGCTCTTTTATATTTTTGGAAGTAGGATACGGGTTTACTGCGGCTATAGGAATAAATAACGGTAAAGTTGTGGACGGGCTTGGCGGAACTTCAGGGTTTTCTGGATTTTTATCTCCTGGCGCAGTAGATGCCGAACTTGCAATACGCATAAAAGAACAACACCAGGAAGTCGTTTTTACGGGAGGAGCAATAAGTCAACTAACAGGGAAACAAATTGAACTTGAGAAAATTGTTGAAAGTAAAGGAGTTTGGGAAACCGTAATTGAATCCGCGGTTAAAGATGTTGCTGCTCTTACCGTTACCACCAACCCCGAAGAGATAATTATTTCCGGAAGGCTTGCGCGAATCCAGGTAATCCAGAAAGAATTAAAAAAGAGATTATCTGAATATGGAAAAGTATTTATATTGACGAGAAAAGCAAAAAATGCTTCGGAAGGTGCAGAAGGAGCAGTACTATTAGGAAGAGGTTTGATTGGTGATAAATATGCGGATTTGATAAAAAGCCTTGAACTAAAAAAAGCAAAAGGAACTATGTATGATTATGTTACTATGAAAGTTGAGGTAAAAAGATGA
- a CDS encoding nucleotidyltransferase: protein MMDKFIVKIADILKKTRIPYMIIGGQAVLLYGEPRLTKDIDITLGIGIDELDKIIDIMKKIGLKALCENVKSFVKETYVLPTQNVKNSIRVDFIFSYTVYERQAIKRVNKIKINTGFVNFASIEDLIIHKIFAGRKRDIEDVKTIILKNPKIDKKYIKYWLKKFGKNFPASFDKLVIIK from the coding sequence ATGATGGACAAATTTATAGTAAAAATTGCTGATATATTAAAAAAAACACGTATCCCGTATATGATAATTGGTGGACAAGCAGTTCTTTTATACGGAGAACCACGATTGACCAAAGATATTGATATAACACTTGGAATAGGGATAGATGAATTAGATAAAATTATAGATATAATGAAGAAAATAGGGCTTAAAGCTCTGTGTGAAAATGTTAAATCTTTTGTTAAAGAAACTTATGTTTTACCAACTCAAAATGTAAAAAATAGTATAAGAGTTGATTTTATTTTTTCATATACTGTGTATGAAAGACAAGCTATAAAGAGAGTAAATAAGATAAAAATTAATACAGGTTTTGTAAATTTTGCTTCAATAGAGGATTTAATAATACATAAAATTTTTGCCGGTAGGAAAAGAGATATAGAAGATGTAAAAACAATAATCTTAAAAAATCCAAAAATTGATAAAAAATATATAAAATATTGGTTGAAAAAATTTGGAAAAAATTTCCCAGCTTCTTTTGATAAACTGGTTATTATTAAATAG
- a CDS encoding radical SAM protein — MKKRPLLFDWAITKECNLNCLHCRGMTRAELPKSLILKVAHELVELKPEWVIIEGGEPLTRKGIWEVFSILTTGGLDVSMITNGTLLTEENMVKLLKLGVGIQISIDSPYPEIYEKLRRGAKFQQVTETAKQLAKTGKLHAINFVLSKDNYKSIPDMFKLAKDINAGLINIIGLKPTKSYKTKLLSSEEYKEAILMTTESSGKYGVDFFFDEPFFKAACKEWGVGQKDTGKKSRIVVSEKNGCVFGEYLFMEPNGDLKPCTFANYVVGNAKEGIINVWEKLLNSEFILNINKKTNRKGICVECKHLDICGGCRSRAYALTNDWLESDIVCPIKDL; from the coding sequence ATGAAAAAACGACCTTTGCTTTTTGATTGGGCTATAACAAAAGAATGTAACCTCAATTGTCTGCATTGCAGGGGTATGACAAGAGCAGAGTTGCCGAAATCTCTTATCCTCAAAGTAGCACACGAATTGGTAGAACTTAAACCCGAATGGGTTATTATTGAAGGCGGAGAACCTCTTACAAGAAAAGGAATATGGGAAGTTTTTAGCATACTGACAACGGGCGGACTTGATGTGAGTATGATTACGAACGGGACATTATTAACGGAAGAAAATATGGTTAAACTTCTGAAATTAGGTGTTGGAATCCAGATTTCCATTGATTCGCCTTATCCCGAAATTTATGAAAAATTACGAAGGGGTGCTAAATTCCAACAGGTAACCGAAACTGCAAAACAACTTGCTAAAACCGGAAAATTGCACGCGATAAATTTTGTTCTATCAAAAGATAATTATAAAAGTATCCCGGATATGTTTAAGTTGGCAAAAGACATAAATGCCGGTCTTATAAACATAATCGGATTAAAACCGACAAAAAGCTATAAAACTAAGTTGCTTTCCTCTGAGGAATATAAAGAAGCTATTTTAATGACAACAGAATCCTCCGGTAAATATGGAGTGGATTTCTTTTTTGATGAACCCTTTTTTAAGGCGGCTTGCAAAGAGTGGGGAGTAGGGCAAAAAGATACGGGTAAAAAAAGCAGAATCGTAGTTTCGGAAAAAAATGGTTGTGTATTCGGGGAATATTTGTTTATGGAACCAAACGGTGATTTAAAACCCTGCACTTTTGCAAATTATGTCGTCGGAAATGCAAAAGAAGGTATTATTAACGTATGGGAAAAATTGTTAAACTCGGAATTTATATTAAACATAAATAAAAAAACTAACAGAAAAGGCATTTGCGTTGAATGTAAACATTTGGATATATGCGGTGGATGCAGGTCCCGCGCATACGCATTGACGAATGATTGGTTGGAATCGGATATCGTCTGCCCGATTAAAGATTTGTAA
- a CDS encoding ATP-binding cassette domain-containing protein — protein MIELKDVCKFNLKNINFKIEKNDWFAILGHNGAGKTTILKLIYGVVKPDKGNISLFENKIKQASIKKKIGFIAQDGGVFDNKDVISNLSIPLKLNRKYSKNKVSTLIDKLGLGEFSKLKACELPASRRQLLKIGIAVSKEPLVLLADEPMEHLDNEKSELVLSLFNELHLIGTTIVFTTSKSVPEYFTKGISLKNGEIIEELINKKEVSEIEDWKVED, from the coding sequence ATGATAGAACTTAAAGACGTTTGTAAATTTAATCTTAAAAACATAAATTTCAAAATAGAAAAGAATGACTGGTTTGCTATTCTGGGACACAATGGTGCAGGGAAAACTACTATTTTGAAATTGATTTATGGTGTTGTAAAGCCTGATAAAGGAAATATAAGTTTATTCGAGAACAAAATAAAACAAGCTTCAATAAAGAAAAAAATAGGTTTTATTGCGCAGGATGGCGGGGTGTTTGACAATAAAGACGTTATTTCTAATTTATCCATACCACTGAAATTAAACCGTAAATACAGTAAAAATAAAGTCTCTACACTTATTGATAAATTAGGACTCGGCGAGTTTTCCAAATTAAAAGCTTGTGAACTGCCTGCTTCGAGACGCCAGTTGCTTAAAATCGGGATTGCTGTTTCTAAAGAGCCGTTGGTATTATTAGCGGATGAACCTATGGAACATCTGGATAATGAAAAATCCGAGCTCGTTCTCTCTTTATTTAATGAGTTGCATTTGATTGGGACGACTATTGTTTTTACTACTTCCAAATCCGTGCCGGAGTATTTTACAAAAGGAATAAGTTTGAAAAACGGCGAAATTATAGAAGAATTAATAAATAAAAAAGAAGTTTCCGAAATAGAAGACTGGAAGGTGGAAGACTGA
- a CDS encoding transketolase family protein: MSELGSLRLAYGQALVELGEKDPNIVVLDADLSASTHTYMFREKFPERFFNMGIAEADMICTAAGLASCGKTVFASTFAVFATGRAWDQIRLSISYQKLPVKIVATHGGLGVGPDGYSHQAIEDIGLMRLLPGMKVVAPCDAVQTKAVIHAVAKEPGPFYVRVLKQLLPPIYKEGYEFKLGSSNLLTDGKDVTIGTYGMMVAEALQVQKSLEAMNISARVIDFASIKPVDKSAIMKACDETGAFVTCEDHTVIGGLGDAVAEIILSYKPIPHLRIGMQDRFSESGSASDLYEKYGLTAKHITQKIKDFLEK, translated from the coding sequence ATGAGTGAACTTGGTTCGTTAAGATTGGCTTATGGTCAAGCTTTAGTTGAACTTGGAGAAAAAGACCCGAATATCGTAGTTCTTGATGCGGATTTGTCTGCTTCTACCCATACGTATATGTTTCGGGAGAAATTCCCGGAAAGGTTTTTCAATATGGGAATAGCAGAAGCAGATATGATTTGCACTGCGGCAGGATTGGCGAGCTGCGGGAAAACGGTCTTTGCTTCAACGTTTGCAGTTTTTGCTACGGGAAGAGCATGGGACCAGATAAGATTATCTATATCATATCAAAAATTACCGGTTAAAATAGTTGCAACACACGGAGGTCTTGGTGTAGGTCCTGACGGGTACTCTCATCAGGCAATTGAAGATATCGGATTAATGAGACTTCTACCCGGGATGAAAGTAGTTGCCCCTTGCGATGCTGTACAGACAAAAGCAGTTATTCACGCTGTTGCTAAGGAACCAGGACCTTTTTATGTAAGAGTTTTGAAACAACTGTTGCCGCCAATTTATAAAGAAGGTTATGAATTTAAATTGGGTTCCTCAAATTTATTGACGGACGGTAAAGATGTTACTATCGGTACTTATGGAATGATGGTCGCTGAAGCTCTCCAAGTACAGAAATCATTGGAAGCTATGAATATATCTGCAAGAGTGATTGATTTTGCATCCATTAAACCTGTAGATAAATCTGCCATTATGAAAGCCTGTGACGAAACCGGTGCTTTCGTTACATGTGAAGACCATACAGTAATAGGCGGACTTGGTGATGCGGTCGCAGAAATAATTTTATCGTATAAACCTATACCACATTTAAGAATCGGTATGCAGGATAGATTTAGCGAATCAGGCTCAGCATCGGATTTGTACGAAAAGTACGGGTTGACTGCGAAACACATTACACAAAAGATAAAAGACTTTTTAGAAAAATAA
- a CDS encoding ZIP family metal transporter, with translation MEKLFFLVLFVIIGSVGSVLAASLFLLFPKTIRESIVPSLVSYAIGALLGAAFLNLIPEALESIDSISFFMTILVGIILFFILEKLVIWRHCHNKECHIHSQTGPLILIGDSFHNFVDGVVLASAFLVSVPLGITTGIAIIGHEIPQEVGDFAILLHSGYSRKKAVLYNLISSLVSIPAAIGGYFMLGTMKTLIPYIMAIGAASFLYIAIGDLIPGLQDRVGMGDTVIQVLLIIAGIMTILLFPHHH, from the coding sequence ATGGAAAAATTGTTTTTTCTTGTTTTATTTGTTATTATTGGAAGCGTCGGTTCGGTTCTTGCCGCAAGTTTGTTCTTGCTTTTCCCGAAAACTATAAGGGAATCAATAGTGCCGAGTTTGGTAAGCTATGCCATAGGCGCTTTATTAGGAGCAGCGTTTTTAAATTTAATACCGGAAGCTCTGGAAAGTATTGATAGTATTTCTTTTTTTATGACAATACTTGTCGGGATTATTTTGTTCTTTATTCTTGAAAAACTTGTAATTTGGCGTCATTGCCATAACAAAGAATGCCATATCCATTCTCAAACCGGGCCGCTTATTTTGATAGGAGATAGTTTTCATAATTTTGTTGACGGTGTTGTATTGGCTTCCGCGTTTTTAGTTTCTGTCCCGCTTGGAATAACAACGGGTATAGCTATAATCGGGCATGAAATCCCCCAGGAAGTTGGCGATTTTGCTATTCTTCTTCATAGCGGTTATTCACGAAAAAAAGCTGTATTGTATAACTTAATTTCTTCTCTTGTAAGTATTCCTGCGGCTATCGGAGGATATTTTATGCTCGGGACTATGAAAACTCTTATCCCTTACATTATGGCAATAGGTGCGGCAAGTTTTCTATATATAGCAATAGGAGATCTGATACCGGGATTGCAAGATAGAGTTGGCATGGGGGATACCGTTATACAGGTTTTACTTATAATAGCAGGAATTATGACTATTTTATTGTTTCCTCATCATCATTAA